Proteins encoded in a region of the Misgurnus anguillicaudatus chromosome 9, ASM2758022v2, whole genome shotgun sequence genome:
- the LOC129423059 gene encoding uncharacterized protein isoform X1, producing MGNYNSSLISEVEEFKSIISTLESQRTLIEQHRLESTQTINHAIAEEQKGQEMNEVKQEPDLLALKFLFINTDTPDDITEPVQNGNPAPKPVDVSSLSPGSDMASSLPALLSAALSGSLPAKSRAAPQGPVTVEQMKVQLQKIQDELDLLKAQHKKEIRLLMNELDEEKKMRLSLQIDVERIKKHLSK from the exons ATGGGCAACTACAACTCTTCACTGATTTCTG AAGTTGAAGAATTCAAGTCCATCATTTCAACTTTGGAGAGCCAGCGTACTCTTATTGAGCAACACAGACTGGAGAGCACACAGACAATAAATCAT GCCATTGCTGAGGAACAAAAAGGACAGGAAATGAATGAAGTGAAGCAGGAACCAGACCTGCTGGCCCTCAAGTTTCTCTTTATTAACACAGACACAcctgatgacatcaca GAACCTGTCCAGAATGGGAACCCTGCTCCAAAGCCAGTGGATGTATCTTCTTTATCTCCTGGCAGTGATATGGCTTCATCCCTGCCCGCTCTGCTCTCTGCTGCTCTCTCTGGATCATTACCAGCTAAATCCAGAGCAGCCCCGCAGGGCCCTGTCACAGTGGAGCAGATGAAAGTGCAGCTTCAAAAAATACAGGATGAACTGGACCTGCTTAAAGCTCAGCATAA AAAAGAGATCAGACTGTTGATGAATGAACTGGATGAGGAGAAGAAGATGCGTTTGTCACTGCAA ATTGATGTAGAACGCATTAAGAAACACTTGTCCAAGTGA
- the lipia gene encoding lipase member H, translated as MVRKMMFLGLLHVMLVAFDTYTAEECLQMTDLDLKDSIAGTAVDVRLLLYTRANVTCGQLLSHENPFNNPHFDPIRPTTFLIHGYRPTGSPPVWLYKFVEFILMRSDVNAIVVDWNRGATNVNYLRVVRNTRVVAKQLTDLINKMKGNGTVLSSIHLIGVSLGAHISGFIGANFNGEIGRITALDPAGPQFNHKPISDRLDPSDAKFVEALHTDMDALGYRNLLGHIDYYANGGADQPGCPKTIFSGSGYFKCDHQRSVFLYMSSINGSCPIIAYPCDSYTDFLDGKCMDCRKFGFDECPVFGFDSINWKEFLVKYNQTRTYFQTNAASPYCRFGYKVDIVIWNQKTHWGYLTIKLQDGNEESQVELKHKAFMFETFVETSLHAQFDREIQSVKQITVKYRTAKALCPKNKLRILRIRLTPLQSKLRPLCRYDLLLEENKDVTFRPIPCEDSNF; from the exons ATG GTCCGTAAGATGATGTTTTTGGGGCTCTTACATGTGATGCTGGTGGCGTTTGACACTTACACAG CTGAGGAATGTTTGCAGATGACAGACCTTGATCTTAAAGACTCCATTGCCGGAACGGCTGTGGATGTCCGATTGCTGCTTTACACGCGGGCCAATGTCACCTGCGGTCAGCTGCTCTCTCACGAAAACCCTTTCAACAATCCTCACTTTGACCCCATCCGCCCCACCACCTTCCTCATACACGGGTACCGGCCCACCGGCTCGCCCCCGGTCTGGCTGTACAAGTTTGTGGAGTTTATTCTGATGCGCAGTGATGTGAACGCCATCGTGGTGGATTGGAACCGCGGTGCAACCAACGTCAACTATCTGAGAGTGGTGAGAAACACACGTGTGGTGGCAAAGCAGCTTACAGACCTCATCAATAAAATGAAG GGAAACGGGACCGTCCTCAGTTCCATACACCTGATTGGTGTTAGTCTGGGAGCCCATATTTCAGGTTTTATTGGGGCCAATTTTAATGGTGAAATTGGCAGGATAACAG CATTGGATCCAGCAGGGCCACAGTTTAATCATAAGCCAATCAGTGATCGTCTCGACCCATCTGATGCCAAGTTTGTGGAGGCTCTACACACAGATATGGATG CATTAGGTTACAGGAATCTGCTGGGTCACATTGATTACTATGCAAATGGTGGAGCGGATCAGCCAGGATGTCCCAAAACCATCTTTTCAG GATCAGGATATTTCAAGTGTGACCACCAAAGGTCAGTGTTTCTTTATATGAGCTCTATAAATGGTTCCTGTCCCATCATTGCCTACCCTTGTGACTCCTACACAGACTTCCTGGATGGGAAGTGCATGGATTGTAGGAAGTTTGGCTTTGACGAATGCCCTGTTTTTG GTTTTGATTCTATCAACTGGAAAGAGTTCCTGGTGAAGTATAACCAAACACGGACATATTTCCAAACAAATGCCGCCTCTCCGTATTGCA GGTTCGGTTACAAGGTTGATATTGTGATATGGAACCAGAAAACACATTGGGGTTATTTAACAATTAAATTACAAGATGGAAATGAAGAATCACAAGTTGAACTCAAGCA TAAGGCCTTTATGTTTGAAACATTTGTGGAGACCAGTCTTCATGCTCAGTTTGATCGAGAGATCCAGTCTGTTAAACAGATCACTGTGAAGTATCGTACAGCGAAAGCACTCTGTCCAAAAAACAAACTTCGGATACTTCGCATACGTCTCACTCCTCTACAGAGCAAGCTTAG GCCTCTGTGTCGCTACGATCTTCTTCTGGAAGAGAATAAAGATGTGACTTTCAGACCGATTCCTTGTGAAGACTCAAACTTCTGA
- the LOC129423059 gene encoding uncharacterized protein isoform X2, translated as MSAIAEEQKGQEMNEVKQEPDLLALKFLFINTDTPDDITEPVQNGNPAPKPVDVSSLSPGSDMASSLPALLSAALSGSLPAKSRAAPQGPVTVEQMKVQLQKIQDELDLLKAQHKKEIRLLMNELDEEKKMRLSLQIDVERIKKHLSK; from the exons ATGTCA GCCATTGCTGAGGAACAAAAAGGACAGGAAATGAATGAAGTGAAGCAGGAACCAGACCTGCTGGCCCTCAAGTTTCTCTTTATTAACACAGACACAcctgatgacatcaca GAACCTGTCCAGAATGGGAACCCTGCTCCAAAGCCAGTGGATGTATCTTCTTTATCTCCTGGCAGTGATATGGCTTCATCCCTGCCCGCTCTGCTCTCTGCTGCTCTCTCTGGATCATTACCAGCTAAATCCAGAGCAGCCCCGCAGGGCCCTGTCACAGTGGAGCAGATGAAAGTGCAGCTTCAAAAAATACAGGATGAACTGGACCTGCTTAAAGCTCAGCATAA AAAAGAGATCAGACTGTTGATGAATGAACTGGATGAGGAGAAGAAGATGCGTTTGTCACTGCAA ATTGATGTAGAACGCATTAAGAAACACTTGTCCAAGTGA